The following proteins are co-located in the Triticum aestivum cultivar Chinese Spring chromosome 1A, IWGSC CS RefSeq v2.1, whole genome shotgun sequence genome:
- the LOC123057289 gene encoding uncharacterized protein codes for MEQGISTYSSCISTAILLFIPLVLIEVQELWMHLCACESMLNWNGVHFFLKQVSYLIISKQQHDEEITTTTVATDQSTGEEQQKTRDYCTFFFREDQQRRTAGQHEHELHRQACSVGERARTRAWVILQWQRRRFLVTGGATDELQWQQAADHHGQENQQPIDRGKVTWRTRRSP; via the exons ATGGAGCAAGGGATAAGTACATATTCTTCTTGCA TTTCTACAGCCATTCTCTTGTTTATTCCTCTGGTACTGATAGAAGTCCAAGAGCTGTGGATGCATCTATGTGCTTGTGAATCCATGCTAAATTGGAATGGAGTacatttttttttaaaacaagTCAGTTACTTAATTATCAG CAAGCAACAACATGATGAAGAGATTACAACAACAACAGTCGCTACAGATCAATCGACAGGGGAAGAACAGCAGAAGACCAGAGATTATTGTACCTTCTTCTTCAGAGAAGATCAGCAGCGAAGAACAGCAGGTCAGCACGAGCATGAGCTCCACCGGCAAGCATGCAGCGTGGGCGAGCGTGCACGCACCCGAGCGTGGGTGATACTCCAATGGCAGCGGCGCCGGTTTTTGGTCACCGGAGGAGCTACTGACGAGCTCCAATGGCAGCAAGCGGCAGACCACCACGGCCAGGAGAACCAGCAACCAATTGACAGGGGAAAAGTGACCTGGAGGACCCGAAGATCACCCTGA